One genomic segment of Candidatus Eisenbacteria bacterium includes these proteins:
- a CDS encoding tetratricopeptide repeat protein yields the protein MRESTYTIVFAAVLAVAGAMLPSCNLFAQDSPPPNGQLKNPPVKQEAVQNRPRPVVSLDLRIRQAQLYLRKGQTDQALEILEELRTTHPHDSRVIRGYGDILESLNRFDEAAALYEGEVRAGNNPALYLLDLASCYQRMGRAQSVLNTVFRYLDLYPARTRWAQDMVEGLVRRNEMGPEELAYLEGEARSRRNPAILRLAANAYVYAENHTRAIELLREADIEGKAGGRTLFPLVEVLQNRNKPDLALAVIDDVLAMKPVAGVEEEVRLAQARLLVDLMRLEEAVEAYKAMAERFPKGQMSHRALMEAAQILRDRLGDPGRAREVYQSLVTNLESIPLTPATERLLDESRLGLGECAMWEGAWADAESTFTAILESSSAKESREEAAFMIGERRLFSGDFPGAEEAYYVVPDSFPGGLWVNDALQRILFLQGNALVYPEELSGVVRVIYERRRSRPEVALAEASRMLAGGLSEELVDDLLYEKILCLIDLEGWDEAVTAVKSWPDTLSQSPLGPRALAAVAKGLTGQEDRFDEGVELYEELLFRFPQSLESRRVRPQLPELRSRAS from the coding sequence ATGAGAGAATCAACATATACAATAGTATTTGCTGCAGTTCTCGCCGTCGCGGGGGCGATGCTTCCTTCCTGCAATCTCTTTGCGCAGGATTCCCCGCCGCCGAACGGGCAGCTGAAGAATCCGCCGGTGAAACAAGAAGCGGTTCAAAACCGCCCGAGACCGGTTGTGTCGCTCGATCTCCGTATCCGGCAGGCGCAGCTCTACCTTCGGAAGGGCCAGACCGATCAAGCCCTTGAGATTTTAGAGGAGCTGCGTACAACACATCCTCACGATTCCCGCGTCATCCGGGGCTATGGGGACATTCTGGAATCATTGAATCGATTTGATGAAGCGGCGGCCCTCTATGAGGGTGAGGTTCGGGCGGGCAACAATCCGGCCCTTTATCTGCTCGATCTGGCCTCCTGTTATCAGCGGATGGGCCGCGCGCAGTCGGTGTTGAACACCGTCTTCCGTTATCTCGATCTCTATCCGGCCAGGACGCGATGGGCGCAGGACATGGTGGAGGGTTTGGTCCGGCGCAATGAAATGGGGCCGGAGGAACTCGCTTATCTTGAAGGAGAGGCGCGCAGCCGCAGGAATCCGGCGATTCTCCGTCTGGCGGCGAACGCCTATGTCTACGCGGAGAATCACACCCGCGCGATTGAACTGCTGCGGGAGGCGGACATTGAGGGCAAGGCCGGCGGCCGGACGCTCTTTCCCCTGGTGGAGGTTTTACAAAACCGGAATAAACCCGACCTCGCTTTGGCGGTGATCGATGACGTTTTAGCCATGAAGCCGGTGGCCGGTGTTGAAGAAGAGGTCCGCCTGGCTCAGGCGCGGCTGCTCGTCGATCTCATGCGGTTGGAAGAAGCGGTAGAGGCTTACAAAGCGATGGCGGAAAGGTTTCCGAAGGGGCAGATGTCGCATCGCGCTCTCATGGAGGCGGCGCAGATCCTTCGGGACCGGCTGGGCGATCCCGGCCGGGCCCGGGAGGTTTATCAATCCCTGGTCACAAATCTGGAATCGATCCCCCTGACCCCGGCGACAGAACGTCTGCTCGATGAATCGCGTTTGGGGTTGGGCGAGTGCGCCATGTGGGAGGGGGCCTGGGCCGACGCCGAGTCGACCTTCACCGCCATCCTCGAGAGCTCTTCAGCGAAGGAGTCAAGGGAGGAGGCGGCTTTTATGATCGGTGAGCGGCGTCTCTTCAGCGGCGATTTCCCGGGGGCTGAAGAGGCCTATTATGTTGTTCCCGATTCTTTTCCCGGCGGGTTATGGGTCAATGATGCGCTGCAGAGGATTCTCTTTCTGCAGGGGAATGCCCTCGTCTACCCTGAGGAGCTTTCCGGGGTGGTGAGGGTTATTTATGAGCGGCGCCGGTCTCGGCCTGAGGTGGCCCTGGCCGAGGCTTCCCGGATGCTGGCTGGGGGGCTCAGCGAGGAACTGGTCGATGATCTCCTCTACGAGAAAATCCTCTGTCTCATCGATCTGGAAGGTTGGGATGAAGCCGTGACGGCCGTAAAGAGCTGGCCCGATACATTGAGTCAGAGCCCGTTGGGTCCACGGGCGCTGGCGGCCGTGGCGAAGGGACTCACGGGGCAGGAGGACCGCTTCGATGAAGGTGTGGAGCTCTATGAAGAATTGCTCTTCAGATTTCCGCAAAGTCTTGAAAGCCGCCGGGTCCGCCCCCAATTACCGGAACTCCGCAGCCGCGCTTCTTGA
- a CDS encoding asparagine synthetase B, with amino-acid sequence MDLSQIDHLKAYGVAYRCLERGQEVEWLLNYRGGSFLIEETETNRRDLLVEGVGFEPCSGSQAAQIYATIEENNMELVLLEKAPKVAVYIPPIAEPWDDAVTLALTYAKIPYDQIWDEEVLSGKLSRYDWLHLHHEDFTGQYGKFYSAYHTAKWYRDRQTLYEERALAAGYPKVWQHKHAVAAAIKQYIAQGGFLFAMCSACDTFDIALAAGNVDIVDRVYDGDAPDPGCQSKLDFSRGLIFENFLLEMNPMVYEYSNIDMSDYSALRGPQADYFTLFDFSAKEDPVPTMLTQCHVNVINGFMGQTTNFNRKCLKPSGIILAEVEGTDEVRYVHGNYGQGTVTFYGGHDPEDYQHKVGDPPTRLDLHKDSPGYRLILNNILFPAAQKKERKT; translated from the coding sequence ATGGATCTTTCACAAATCGATCACCTGAAAGCGTATGGTGTCGCCTACCGGTGTTTGGAACGGGGACAAGAGGTTGAATGGCTGCTCAATTATCGTGGGGGTTCCTTCTTGATCGAGGAGACCGAAACGAATCGGCGGGACCTGCTGGTGGAGGGGGTCGGTTTTGAGCCCTGTTCGGGATCCCAGGCCGCTCAGATCTACGCCACAATTGAAGAGAATAACATGGAGTTGGTTCTGCTTGAGAAGGCTCCCAAAGTCGCCGTCTATATCCCACCCATCGCCGAGCCATGGGATGATGCCGTGACCCTCGCTCTGACCTACGCCAAGATCCCCTATGACCAGATCTGGGATGAGGAGGTCCTCTCCGGCAAGTTGAGCCGCTACGACTGGCTCCATCTCCATCATGAGGATTTCACCGGCCAATATGGGAAATTTTACTCCGCTTATCACACGGCGAAATGGTACAGGGATCGACAGACACTCTATGAAGAGAGGGCTCTGGCCGCTGGATATCCAAAGGTATGGCAACACAAGCATGCCGTGGCGGCGGCGATAAAGCAGTACATCGCACAAGGCGGTTTCCTCTTCGCGATGTGTTCAGCCTGCGACACTTTTGATATCGCCCTTGCCGCCGGGAATGTCGATATCGTCGACCGCGTCTATGATGGAGACGCCCCCGACCCGGGATGCCAGTCCAAACTCGATTTCTCCCGGGGCCTCATTTTCGAGAATTTTCTGCTCGAAATGAATCCCATGGTCTATGAGTACTCCAATATCGATATGAGTGACTATTCAGCCCTCCGGGGACCCCAAGCCGATTATTTCACCCTCTTTGATTTCTCGGCGAAGGAAGACCCGGTTCCGACCATGTTGACGCAGTGCCATGTCAATGTGATCAATGGATTTATGGGCCAAACGACGAATTTCAACCGGAAGTGTCTCAAACCCTCCGGAATCATTCTGGCCGAGGTTGAGGGAACCGATGAGGTTCGCTATGTCCACGGGAATTACGGCCAAGGGACCGTGACCTTCTATGGAGGGCACGATCCGGAGGATTATCAGCATAAAGTTGGAGACCCCCCGACCCGCCTCGATCTACATAAAGATTCGCCGGGCTATCGATTAATCCTCAACAACATCCTCTTTCCTGCCGCTCAGAAGAAGGAGAGGAAAACTTAA
- a CDS encoding HAD-IA family hydrolase, translated as MIRAVLFDLDNTLTDFMKMKEESILAGVQGMIDMGLEMAPKEARRRIYDIYDLKGIEYQKVFDQFLKETYGSVPPELLAAGIVNYRRARDSYLILYPHVDLTLMSLLRRNIRLAVISDAPSLQAWQRLHHLKLHHVFETVVTFETTGEYKPSPQPFQKALDHFGLEPPEVLMVGDWPERDMVGAARLGIRTIFARYGDTKGVVHSGADYEIDDIIQLLDIIDKINASVT; from the coding sequence ATGATTCGTGCCGTACTCTTCGATTTGGATAATACGCTCACTGACTTCATGAAGATGAAGGAGGAGTCTATCCTTGCGGGGGTTCAGGGCATGATCGACATGGGACTGGAGATGGCCCCCAAAGAGGCGCGCCGGCGGATTTACGATATCTACGATCTCAAAGGGATCGAGTATCAAAAGGTTTTTGATCAGTTTCTGAAAGAGACATACGGAAGCGTTCCCCCGGAACTCCTGGCCGCCGGTATCGTCAATTACCGCAGAGCGCGGGATTCCTATCTCATCCTCTATCCGCATGTCGATCTCACATTAATGTCTCTTCTGCGCCGCAATATCCGGCTTGCCGTGATCTCCGATGCCCCCTCCCTGCAGGCCTGGCAGCGGTTGCATCATCTCAAGCTGCATCATGTCTTCGAAACCGTCGTGACCTTTGAAACAACCGGTGAGTACAAACCCTCACCTCAACCCTTTCAGAAGGCGCTCGATCATTTTGGATTGGAGCCGCCCGAGGTTCTTATGGTGGGTGATTGGCCTGAGAGGGATATGGTGGGAGCGGCCCGGCTCGGTATCCGCACCATCTTCGCGCGCTATGGCGATACCAAAGGGGTGGTTCATTCCGGAGCGGACTACGAGATCGATGACATTATTCAATTATTGGATATTATCGACAAGATCAACGCCTCCGTGACCTAG
- a CDS encoding NAD(P)H-hydrate dehydratase, whose product MRVVTPEQMRALDQHTIQNGVPGPRLMERAGWGLALALWRHIDRFGARPVLILCGPGNNGGDGFVLARLLWKRGLRPDVVLVGARETVRGDARQALARLMAVGCSVRICSEARDLEPLVRWWGARTGAVVVDALLGTGTQGAPRGLIAEAIKVIHEIVHRAGALVVAVDVPTGVDTLTGAVSGEAISADLTVTMANPKTGFFFYPGRNHIGRVVVVDIGVKEPRPEALPLDLSALTAPEAALLVPRRRHDAHKGDLGRVIVLGGSPGLTGAVALAAEASVAAGAGLVTVGVPAGLHSIFESKLTEPMSIPLAETDGHYLAVEGMGTILKREPGWDVAAFGPGLGRYPEAHRVAADFYTHFPGPLVVDADGLNALGEGEWPPRSGPPAILTPHPGEMSRLLGIPIPDVISHPMEIAQACARDRKAVVILKGGPTLVASPDGAVSFNPTGNPGMATGGSGDVLTGILAGLLAQGLPPWDAARLGVYLHGLAGDIAAMEKGWHSMKAGDITRCLSKAFSHVDQPMTDFEESLVMDRIDEAASL is encoded by the coding sequence GTGCGAGTCGTTACCCCGGAACAGATGCGGGCTCTCGATCAGCATACGATTCAAAACGGCGTTCCCGGACCCCGGCTCATGGAAAGGGCCGGATGGGGCCTGGCGCTGGCCTTGTGGCGACATATCGACCGCTTCGGAGCGCGGCCCGTTCTCATCCTATGCGGACCCGGTAATAATGGCGGCGACGGCTTTGTCTTGGCTCGATTGCTCTGGAAGAGAGGGCTTCGCCCCGATGTCGTTCTCGTGGGTGCCCGCGAGACTGTGCGCGGTGACGCCCGCCAGGCGCTGGCCCGATTGATGGCGGTGGGTTGCAGCGTCAGGATCTGTTCTGAGGCCCGTGATCTGGAACCCCTCGTCCGCTGGTGGGGCGCCCGAACGGGGGCGGTCGTTGTCGATGCCCTACTGGGAACGGGGACCCAGGGAGCTCCGCGGGGTCTCATCGCCGAGGCGATCAAGGTCATTCACGAGATCGTCCACCGGGCTGGTGCTCTCGTTGTGGCCGTCGATGTGCCGACCGGCGTCGATACCCTCACCGGCGCCGTCTCCGGGGAGGCGATCTCGGCTGATCTCACCGTGACAATGGCAAACCCCAAAACGGGATTTTTCTTTTACCCCGGCCGAAACCATATCGGACGGGTTGTTGTCGTCGATATTGGGGTTAAAGAACCCAGGCCAGAAGCGCTGCCGCTCGATCTGAGCGCCTTGACGGCCCCGGAAGCGGCCCTGTTGGTGCCCAGACGCCGCCACGACGCCCATAAGGGCGATCTGGGGCGCGTTATTGTGCTGGGGGGATCCCCGGGCCTGACAGGCGCCGTGGCGCTGGCAGCAGAAGCCTCGGTCGCGGCTGGGGCCGGTCTCGTCACCGTCGGCGTTCCCGCAGGGCTCCATTCGATTTTTGAATCCAAACTCACCGAGCCGATGAGCATCCCCCTGGCCGAGACCGACGGACATTATCTCGCCGTCGAGGGGATGGGGACGATTCTTAAGAGAGAGCCGGGGTGGGATGTGGCCGCCTTTGGACCCGGTTTGGGGCGTTATCCCGAGGCCCACCGCGTCGCCGCCGATTTTTATACCCATTTCCCCGGGCCTTTGGTCGTCGACGCCGACGGTTTAAATGCCCTCGGCGAGGGGGAGTGGCCGCCCCGATCCGGTCCTCCGGCGATCCTCACTCCACACCCTGGCGAGATGAGCCGCCTCCTGGGGATCCCGATCCCCGATGTGATCTCTCATCCGATGGAAATAGCACAGGCCTGCGCCCGGGATCGCAAGGCCGTTGTCATTCTGAAGGGAGGCCCGACCCTCGTCGCCTCCCCGGACGGCGCGGTGAGTTTTAATCCGACAGGGAATCCCGGAATGGCCACGGGGGGCTCAGGAGATGTCCTGACGGGGATTTTGGCAGGGCTATTGGCGCAGGGTCTTCCGCCCTGGGATGCCGCCAGACTGGGTGTTTATCTCCATGGTCTGGCGGGTGACATCGCCGCGATGGAAAAGGGCTGGCATTCAATGAAGGCCGGTGATATCACGCGGTGCTTAAGCAAGGCTTTCAGCCATGTGGATCAGCCGATGACCGATTTTGAGGAAAGTCTCGTCATGGACCGTATCGATGAGGCGGCGTCGTTATGA
- a CDS encoding class II aldolase/adducin family protein, which translates to MMTGAPRRGPVEPAHFRALQKAGLKLEEKGLVCGTDGNLSLRDLEGGLVITASGAHKGDLKAEDLIRIDLEGRILWGSQKPSSESAMHRVIYQKRSDVQAVVHAHPPVGTAFAVAGCCLQTAAMPESIVMLGEVPYVRYATPGTEDLSRALEAVLPGHNAFLLAHHGAVTLGETLQQALDRMSLLEHTARILLAARLLGGAKPLPSQEVQKLTCGQPMGPLSDRQENQKGQERPALAPTDELVRVVAAAVLRHLKEEDS; encoded by the coding sequence ATGATGACTGGAGCTCCCCGCAGGGGTCCGGTGGAACCGGCGCATTTTCGGGCGCTACAGAAGGCCGGCCTCAAACTTGAGGAAAAGGGTCTCGTCTGCGGGACCGATGGCAACCTGAGTCTCCGGGACCTCGAAGGGGGGCTTGTGATCACCGCCTCCGGTGCGCACAAGGGAGATCTGAAGGCGGAGGATCTGATCCGGATCGATCTCGAGGGGCGCATCTTATGGGGGTCCCAGAAGCCGTCATCGGAAAGTGCCATGCACCGGGTCATCTATCAGAAGCGGTCCGATGTCCAGGCCGTCGTGCATGCCCATCCACCCGTCGGTACGGCCTTTGCCGTGGCCGGCTGCTGCCTGCAGACAGCGGCGATGCCCGAATCGATCGTGATGTTGGGTGAGGTCCCCTATGTCCGTTATGCGACGCCGGGCACCGAGGATCTATCCCGGGCCCTGGAGGCGGTCCTCCCGGGTCACAACGCCTTCCTGCTGGCTCATCACGGCGCTGTCACTTTGGGGGAGACCCTGCAGCAGGCCTTGGACAGGATGTCGCTGTTGGAGCACACAGCAAGGATCCTCCTGGCCGCCCGTCTCTTGGGGGGCGCGAAACCGTTACCCTCTCAAGAGGTGCAGAAACTGACGTGCGGCCAGCCGATGGGGCCGCTGAGTGACCGACAAGAGAACCAAAAGGGGCAAGAGCGGCCCGCTCTCGCTCCAACCGATGAGCTGGTGCGTGTTGTGGCGGCCGCGGTATTGAGACATTTAAAAGAAGAAGACTCATAG